In one window of Cellulophaga sp. HaHa_2_95 DNA:
- a CDS encoding endonuclease/exonuclease/phosphatase family protein: protein MKIKVLLRVFGVISILLTLFPYVSANQWYIRIFDFPHLQLTLLTLVALLVYFLKFNFRNSIDYLFVLVLGLCFVFQSLKIYPYTAFARYEVQNSSPSASNELSIYTANVLQENKKIKELLSDIKSNDADLMVFTETNIRWINTLKKELAETYVYTVEVPLENTYGMVLFSKLEAHNADIYYMVEDSIPSIHTQIILRTKDTIQIYAIHPAPPAPQHNPSSVDRDAEMMKVTRLARESKFPVVVLGDFNDVAWSETTSLFQKVSGLLDLRKGRGFYSTYNAKSWLMRWPLDHVFASPHFRIKEVHRGAKIGSDHFPFYAKFTFEPELAAMQKLPEPSDEDLKTALDQIIEEEKENE, encoded by the coding sequence ATGAAAATCAAGGTGTTGCTTAGGGTTTTTGGGGTTATTTCAATCCTCTTGACATTATTTCCATATGTCTCGGCAAACCAATGGTACATTCGGATTTTTGATTTCCCTCACCTTCAGCTTACATTGCTAACGTTAGTAGCACTGCTAGTCTATTTTCTTAAGTTTAATTTTAGAAATTCTATAGATTACCTCTTTGTGCTTGTTCTAGGACTATGCTTTGTATTTCAGAGTTTGAAAATATATCCATACACAGCATTTGCTCGTTATGAGGTTCAGAATTCGAGCCCTTCTGCATCTAATGAACTCAGTATTTACACGGCAAATGTGCTACAAGAGAATAAAAAAATAAAAGAGTTATTATCTGATATTAAAAGCAATGATGCAGATCTCATGGTTTTTACAGAAACGAACATTCGATGGATAAATACATTGAAAAAAGAGTTAGCAGAAACTTACGTGTATACGGTTGAGGTGCCTTTGGAAAATACTTATGGAATGGTACTTTTCTCTAAATTGGAAGCACACAATGCCGACATATATTACATGGTAGAAGATTCCATTCCTTCAATTCACACACAAATAATCTTGAGAACTAAAGACACCATACAAATCTATGCAATTCACCCAGCACCGCCTGCCCCACAGCACAACCCTTCTTCAGTAGACCGGGATGCAGAGATGATGAAAGTTACACGATTAGCTAGAGAATCTAAATTTCCTGTCGTTGTTTTGGGTGATTTTAATGATGTTGCCTGGTCTGAGACTACTTCTTTGTTTCAAAAGGTAAGCGGACTTTTAGATTTGCGAAAAGGGAGAGGTTTTTACAGTACCTATAATGCTAAGAGTTGGTTGATGCGTTGGCCTTTAGATCATGTATTCGCATCGCCTCATTTTAGAATTAAAGAGGTGCATAGGGGGGCAAAAATTGGGTCCGATCATTTTCCATTTTATGCTAAGTTTACTTTTGAACCTGAGTTGGCAGCTATGCAAAAGCTACCAGAACCAAGCGACGAAGATCTGAAAACTGCACTTGATCAGATAATAGAAGAGGAAAAAGAAAACGAATGA
- the argH gene encoding argininosuccinate lyase gives MKLWDKGFSTDKKIDHFTVGNDRELDLLLAKYDVVASTAHAKMLGKIGLLTKDETESLVKELATIGESIEKGEFVIDDSFEDMHSKIEYVLTEKLGDTGKKIHTARSRNDQVLVAMHLYLKNELAEIKSETKILFDLLLNLADKYKSVLIPGYTHLQIAMPSSFGLWFSAYAESLIDDLYFIDAAYKIADQNPLGSAAGYGSSFPVDRTFTTKEMGFANLKYNVVAAQMGRGKVEKATAFGISSVAATLSKMGMDICLYMSQNFNFISFPDELTTGSSIMPHKKNPDVFELVRGKCNRLQGVPNQLALILTNLPSGYHRDLQLVKEIIVPAIQDLRACIEILTFSLKEVRVNENILEDPKYDYLFSVDTLNELVLSGIPFRDAYKQMGTEIHEGRFTPKRDIKHTHEGSLGNLCLNEIRKKMDDIT, from the coding sequence ATGAAACTTTGGGATAAAGGATTTAGCACAGATAAAAAAATAGACCATTTCACGGTAGGTAATGATCGTGAATTAGATTTATTATTAGCTAAATATGATGTAGTTGCATCTACAGCACATGCCAAAATGTTAGGCAAAATTGGCTTACTTACAAAAGATGAAACCGAAAGCCTTGTAAAAGAACTTGCCACTATTGGTGAGAGTATTGAAAAAGGAGAATTTGTTATTGATGATTCTTTTGAAGATATGCACTCTAAAATAGAGTATGTGCTTACTGAAAAGTTAGGTGATACGGGCAAAAAAATACATACAGCGCGTTCAAGAAATGATCAGGTTTTGGTAGCAATGCATTTGTATCTAAAGAATGAATTAGCGGAAATAAAATCTGAAACAAAAATCCTCTTTGACTTACTATTAAATCTAGCTGATAAATATAAGTCGGTTTTAATTCCTGGATATACCCATTTACAAATTGCAATGCCGTCTTCTTTTGGCCTATGGTTTTCTGCCTATGCCGAAAGTTTAATAGACGATTTATATTTTATTGATGCTGCATATAAAATAGCAGACCAGAACCCTTTAGGTAGTGCTGCCGGTTATGGTAGTTCTTTTCCTGTCGACAGAACTTTTACAACGAAAGAAATGGGTTTTGCTAATTTGAAATACAATGTTGTTGCTGCACAGATGGGACGTGGTAAAGTAGAAAAAGCTACTGCGTTTGGAATAAGTAGTGTTGCTGCTACCCTTTCTAAAATGGGAATGGATATTTGCCTTTATATGAGTCAGAACTTTAATTTTATTTCCTTCCCAGATGAGCTCACTACAGGTTCTAGTATTATGCCCCACAAGAAGAATCCTGATGTTTTTGAATTGGTGAGAGGTAAATGCAACAGACTTCAAGGAGTTCCTAATCAATTAGCTCTAATCTTAACCAATTTACCTAGTGGATATCACCGAGATTTACAATTAGTAAAAGAAATAATCGTACCTGCTATTCAAGATTTAAGAGCTTGTATAGAAATTTTAACGTTCAGCTTAAAAGAAGTTAGAGTAAATGAAAACATTTTGGAAGACCCTAAATATGATTATCTATTTAGCGTAGACACTTTAAATGAATTGGTCTTAAGTGGCATTCCTTTTCGCGATGCGTACAAACAAATGGGTACTGAAATTCACGAAGGTAGGTTTACGCCTAAACGTGATATAAAACATACTCATGAAGGCAGCTTGGGTAATTTGTGCTTAAATGAAATACGTAAAAAAATGGACGACATAACCTAA